A stretch of Hydractinia symbiolongicarpus strain clone_291-10 chromosome 9, HSymV2.1, whole genome shotgun sequence DNA encodes these proteins:
- the LOC130656154 gene encoding uncharacterized protein LOC130656154: MFCYKFVSILVFVCLIISLIACLMGTLTQQWWIGDFEAIVPLQNATRIPHGYKMHLLFDVRFGLTGVCYRVKHALVHNDSLSEPLLKEMKKCPSTDLPDNLVLRNIMKENQKPFKNTFICLILCLIFNVLALIFALIKLPCLAISGKRMVLFTTLILALIAAIVGMAALIISDQKIHYNASFMKFFLSSTPHLGEDVTPMAAQILRRVFAKVKTTNLSDNFEKGASFDLVCVGVAFLLLAVILSLVEHCCARRSGDDEYKSRLIAEGYSLPDKKHDKSVSM, from the exons ATGTTTTGTTACAAATTCGTCTCCATACTTGTTTTCGTATGTTTGATCATCTCGCTGATTGCATGTTTAATGGGCACACTTACTCAACAATGGTGGATTGGTGATTTCGAAGCAATCGTTCCACTTCAAAATGCTACTCGCATCCCACATGGATATAAAATGCATTTACTGTTTGATGTGCGATTTGGTTTAACAGGAGTGTGTTATCGAGTCAAACATGCGTTGGTTCATAATGATTCCTTATCTGAACCTCTCCTAAAAGAAATGAAGAAATGTCCATCAACAGATTTGCCAGATAATCTTGTATTGCGAAACATAATGAAGGAAAACCAAAAGC CATTCAAGAATACTTTTATCTGCTTGATATTGTGTTTGATATTTAATGTTCTCGCTCTTATCTTCGCGTTGATCAAGCTACCATGTTTGGCAATATCTGGAAAGAGAATGGTTCTTTTTACCACCCTCATCCTAGCACTGATAGCTG CTATCGTTGGTATGGCCGCATTAATAATATCTGATCAGAAGATTCACTACAACGCGTCGTTTATGAAGTTTTTTCTTTCGTCAACACCTCATTTAGGAGAGGATGTCACACCAATGGCTGCCCAGATATTACGTCGTGTTTTTGCAAAAGTGAAGACGACGAATTTGTCTGATAATTTCGAAAAGGGAGCTTCGTTCGATCTTGTCTGCGTCGGTGTGGCGTTTTTGTTGTTAGCCGTTATTTTATCACTCGTGGAGCATTGTTGTGCAAGAAGATCCGGCGACGACGAGTATAAATCCCGACTCATTGCCGAAGGTTATTCCTTGCCGGATAAAAAGCATGATAAATCGGTTTCTATGTAa